A stretch of the Panthera uncia isolate 11264 chromosome D1, Puncia_PCG_1.0, whole genome shotgun sequence genome encodes the following:
- the LOC125928711 gene encoding olfactory receptor 145-like: protein MDMGNSSLVTEFFLVGLTKYSEIQLPLFFLFLGIYIVTVAGNLGLVTLIGLNSHLHTPMYYFLFNLSFIDLCDSSVITPKLLVNFVSKLNTISYAGCMTQLFFYCFFVSAECYVLTVMAYDRYVAICKPLLYTVTMSPQVCSLLAVIVYVGAFIGAWAHTGCMLRLTFCDANTINHYMCDILPLLELSCTNTHINELVVLIVVGFDVGVPSLTIIISYSFILTSVLRIHSTEGRSKAFSTCSSHIIVVSVFFGSGAFMYLHPSSVLSMDQGKVSTVFYTIVVPMLNPLIYSFRNKEVKVALKESLNRKTFS from the coding sequence ATGGATATGGGAAACAGTTCCTTAGTCACTGAGTTTTTCCTTGTGGGTTTAACCAAATATTCAGAGATCCAGctgcctctgttctttcttttcctaggaATCTACATTGTCACTGTGGCGGGAAACCTGGGCTTGGTCACTCTAATTGGACTGAATTCTCACCTTCACACCCCCATGTactatttcctctttaatttatcCTTTATTGACCTGTGTGACTCTTCTGTCATTACCCCAAAACTGCTGGTAAACTTTGTGTCAAAGCTGAACACCATCTCCTATGCAGGATGCATGACTCAGCTCTTTTTCTACTGTTtctttgtcagtgcagagtgttACGTGTTGACAGTAATGGCCTATGATCGCTATGTGGCCATTTGCAAGCCCTTGTTATACACGGTCACCATGTCCCCTCAGGTCTGTTCTCTGCTGGCTGTGATTGTATATGTGGGGGCGTTTATTGGTGCCTGGGCCCACACAGGATGCATGCTCAGGTTGACCTTCTGTGATGCCAACACCATCAACCACTACATGTGTGACATCCTCCCCCTTCTGGAGCTCTCCTGCACAAACACTCACATCAATGAACTGGTAGTTCTCATTGTTGTGGGCTTTGATGTGGGTGTGCCCAGCCTCACTATCATTATCTCTTACTCCTTCATCCTCACCAGCGTCCTTCGCATCCATTCCACTGAAGGAAGGTCCAAAGCTTTTAGCACTTGTAGCTCACATATAattgttgtttctgttttctttgggtcGGGGGCATTCATGTATCTTCAtccttcttctgttttgtccatgGACCAGGGGAAAGTGTCCACTGTGTTCTATACTATTGTGGTGCCTATGCTCAATCCTCTGATCTATAGCTTCAGGAACAAGGAGGTTAAGGTTGCCCTGAAAGAAAGCTTGAATCGAAAAACATTTTCCTGA